In the genome of Haemophilus pittmaniae, one region contains:
- the murG gene encoding undecaprenyldiphospho-muramoylpentapeptide beta-N-acetylglucosaminyltransferase, which yields MTKKLLVMAGGTGGHVFPALAVAAELQKQGWEICWLGTKDRMEAQLVPQHGIPIRFIQISGLRGKGVKALLLAPFAILRAVLQARAIIRDYQPNAVLGMGGYVSGPGGIAAKLCGVPVILHEQNAVAGLTNKWLAKVAKRVLQAFPGAFADAQVVGNPVRQSLFEMAPPAQRFATRQGKLRLLVVGGSQGARVLNQTLPKVVAALGDKLEVRHQVGKGALQSVREWYGENADKVQLSEFINDMAEAYAWADLVICRSGALTVCELAAVGTPAIFVPFQHKDQQQYLNAKYLADTGAAMIVPQNELSPERLIGLLSDLDREKLAKMAEKAKAKAAPQAASDVAKIVIDCAN from the coding sequence ATGACTAAAAAATTATTGGTTATGGCTGGCGGGACCGGCGGCCATGTTTTCCCTGCTTTGGCGGTTGCCGCAGAGCTACAAAAGCAAGGCTGGGAGATTTGTTGGCTGGGGACAAAGGATCGTATGGAAGCCCAATTGGTGCCTCAACATGGTATTCCAATTCGTTTTATTCAAATTTCCGGTTTGCGCGGTAAAGGAGTAAAAGCCTTGTTGCTCGCGCCTTTTGCTATTTTACGGGCAGTACTACAGGCCCGAGCGATTATTCGTGACTATCAGCCAAATGCAGTATTGGGAATGGGCGGTTATGTGTCCGGCCCGGGTGGCATTGCAGCCAAATTGTGTGGTGTGCCGGTGATTTTGCATGAGCAAAATGCCGTTGCGGGGCTGACTAATAAATGGTTGGCGAAAGTGGCTAAGCGTGTATTACAGGCTTTTCCCGGTGCATTTGCGGATGCGCAAGTCGTTGGGAATCCGGTACGTCAGTCACTATTTGAAATGGCTCCACCCGCGCAGCGTTTTGCTACGCGTCAAGGTAAATTACGTCTCTTGGTGGTCGGTGGTAGTCAAGGTGCGCGGGTGCTGAATCAAACCTTACCTAAAGTCGTTGCTGCGTTGGGGGATAAATTAGAAGTTCGTCATCAAGTTGGGAAAGGGGCTTTGCAGAGCGTACGCGAATGGTATGGTGAGAATGCCGACAAAGTACAGTTAAGTGAATTTATAAATGACATGGCTGAGGCTTATGCTTGGGCAGATTTAGTGATTTGTCGCTCAGGTGCACTTACCGTATGTGAATTGGCGGCAGTTGGCACTCCGGCGATTTTTGTGCCATTTCAGCATAAGGATCAGCAACAATACTTAAATGCTAAATATTTGGCTGATACGGGAGCCGCAATGATTGTCCCACAAAATGAATTAAGTCCTGAGCGTTTGATTGGTTTGCTGTCTGATTTAGATCGTGAAAAATTGGCAAAAATGGCTGAGAAAGCAAAAGCGAAGGCAGCTCCTCAGGCTGCGTCTGATGTTGCTAAAATCGTGATTGACTGCGCAAATTAG